Below is a window of Syngnathus acus chromosome 8, fSynAcu1.2, whole genome shotgun sequence DNA.
GATAAATTGATCTTAGCCTCTAGCATATTTACTGATTAGGGTTTGTACTCGTAGGCCACACCATTGTGTTGTTGTCGTGTGTTTTAAAGATGATACTAATGATTTTGATAGAGATAATGCAGATTTTCAAATTGTGTCTTAGTTGTAATTGTTATACAGTACCTTGAAAAGGTATTTGTGTACTTTATAAAATGTTCCTACATTTGGCCAACTTACAATTCTAAACCAACGTTGTCggggtttttttatttacgtgATAAACCAACACAAAGTAGCAGATCATTTTAAAGTATATTGGAAAAGAGACAccattttcaatttgaatgtaaatgggaaaaaatgtgGTGTGCATTTGTACTTGGTCTCtctggctctctctctcttttgctttcattttctctctcactctctggAAAAGTTGAAAATGTTGAATACATTTCAAGCCATTgtagaattttattttattttattttacaacgaCCCCAACgaaaaaggatggatggactgcAATCGGACAATGACACAATATCTCTCTAACAATGAGTTTTGCGCTTATAGTTTTATAAGTTCTATAGGTCAATTTTTGCCTGTCTGTGTTTTGCAGGGAGTTCACCGTTAGTGGACCAACAGTCAGCCAATGCCTTCCTGTCTCGCTCACTGCTTTATAACAGCTGGGACTTTGAACTAGTGGTCCCGGACAATCTTGAAAGGGAATGTCGGGAGGAGATATGCACATATGAAGAGGCCAGAGAAGTGTTTGAGGATGACTTTCAGACGGTAATACTACTTGTGCTGTAACAAAGGTCAAGGAGTacacaaaagtcaaaatgtatatttattgTCACTTTTATATAATGCcctattttcatcatttagCACATAAAATCAAGCAAATCTCTTAATTGAATCCATTCATGAAGCTCTCAATTCATACatgtagtttttttattttggcagtTTTGATCCTCCATAGGTGACCAAGTTTGACTTTAACTCTCTGTCGTGTCTTTGTCTCTGGAGGTTGACAAAAGGGAGAAGTCTGTACTGTAATTACatatttgtactttgttacTTCCTACTTTTCTACTTTACCTGtctcttttatttccatcatcAGGAAGTGTTTTGGAACGAGTATACCGAAAGCTACGGTAATACTTTGAATTACTTGTTTGAGTATTATTTCTTCGGATTCACATTTCTATGTATTTCCGTTCAACTCTATTCACAAAAATCCTTTCATGTCTTGAAGCACCAAGCGTGGATGTGTCAGGCCTGGTGGCAGGGATCCTGGCATTATTGGTGTGTGCTGTGATTGCCACTGTGCTGGGTTTCTACTTCTACAAGGCCAAGAACAAAGGGGGAAGGAGACCTGTGCAGTAAGTTCACTGCATGACGCACAACTGTGTTTCTCAGGGAACAAATAGGTGGGGAACCAATTTGAAGCCACTAGCAGGAGTAGCAATGCAACTGAAAATTGCTCGGATTGCTTTTACCTCATTATCTGACGTCCGTGTgccacttgttgctaggcagaattcCCCCAAGCCCAATGTAAAATTATCATATATCACTCACTTGTACTGTgctgtcgccatggcaacttGGGATGGAGGGTTCTGCTGCCCCACATGGCAGAATAAAAGATGGGGAGAGATGATGAGAACAAAAAGACACGCGTCATgtaatttactcaaaaaaaaaaaaagtgaaaatctggtacttaaaaaaaaagttagccGTGGTTTGGAATTTGGCAATTTATACGCAGCATTGAAATGTTAGAGAATTTACATCCCACTGTCATCCTATTTTTATATCAACTGGCCTGTTAAATGATTCTATGAACGATTTCCTGCATCTTGTCTCCTTTGAGGATGGTGCAAGATGGCCGCCCAGCCCCAGAGATGGTGCCCCTGGCAACTGCCCCAGGTCTACCAAGTTACAGCGAGGCTCTGAACCGCAGTGGGATACACGATGCCCCACCGCCACCTTATTCAGGGTAAGTCGATGTTTTCTTCATGATAAGTGCAACGTGGTCAATGTACAGCTGGAGTGCCaaactcattcattcattcaatttaaaatctCGGTACAGATTTTAAGAAGTTGAGTAATCTATAAAGTACTTTGAGGCCACTGCAGTGAATAGAAATATTGTTAACTGCGTTTGACCAAAGAGTGGTCAGGGATTGAAGAACCCGAGCATTGCCTTTGCTAGCTGCAGTTAGTTCATAATTAGTGTAATACATTCCACTGTGAACTACGTTATCAATGCCAATGACAGCAACAGAACATTAGGTGggtccaaaaatgttttactgtGCTCTAGACTGCAAAAATAGGTGAACTGGGGTTGCCATAGCAATGTCTGAGAGGCCCTTCTTGTTATCACATGCAGGTGTACCACAAAAACGATTTTGGGGCTATTGTTTTAAAGTTGAACCACTCCATATTTTTGCTGTCATAAATAAAGCTTGTACATCTTCCAAATTTCTTCTGCTGCAATTGACTGAAGGCCCTGTCCAGGGGAGTCGATGGTTGCtctggagaagaagaagaagaaaaaaaaaaacatctgtcgAGCTCATTATTCTTTTGAGATGTTTCACCGCATGGAATTAATAGATTATTTTTGCCATTCAACAAGTATTCCTCTTCCACCTACACAGTGCAGCCTCGTTTTAAAATCGCTGTAACTTGTCCGTATGACAAAAAGCCTTTTTATTATTCCACACCAGTATTTGCGCATTTGTTTCATATCAATATCCACAATACCTGTACATCAATCGATGGGATCTTCAGCCTGCAGTCAATTGGCAAACGGTCAAATTGCATGCTCAGCCAACATCTGGCAGGAGCACAACAGACAGCTCGCTGACCAAATCACTATTTTATGGGGGCAGCATCATCTTGCAACATCAACATCAATTCAGGCTAATGGCTAGCTATGTTGTTAAATCAGCTATGCGGACAGTCAGGCACTCTATGATGATATTTAGGCTATATGAGCTCTATGATTATTAACTATTATAGTATGTAAAAACATATAATATTCATAAAtgaatcataaataaaatcatctaGCTCACTCATTTGCacaaaaactgaaatatttttgaatgtACTTATTGTCCCGATTTAAAGCTCTCAAAAAGATTTGCCTCTTGTTTGACCACAGGGGGGCGCCATCTGAGTTTGCAAACCCAGGAGACAACGAGTGAGCCCTGTctgagccagccagccagccagccagagcTGCTTCAAAGTGGTTGATGCTGGCGCTTGATGATGGTTTGAGTCAAGTTTAAATATTGCATGTTGTATAACGTATTTATAGGCGGAGTTGATAGCCAAACTCACAATGGACACTTTTGACAGGATGACGTACCGTATTTAGATGAGATGCTCTTAATTAGGTATAAGTGAGGGGtggggctgtttttttttttttttttttttcccctctccgCATTACTGCTTTGTACGTCCAGTTtgtgtgtatgatgtggctgaGTCACAATAAATCCATTAAGATGGTTATATTCGAGGATGTATAATTGTAGCCAACTTGTCTGGCTAGTACAGACAAGTACACGCGCGTGCACGTGCTGGCGGGAAGATGTCAACGCGCCATTCTTTTGCACGTTCCAGCATGTGGTTGTCGTTAAAACGGCAGACGAGTGACCATAAAAAAGCGGAGCTTGTTCAGCACAGCCAATTTCTTCCTCAAGGGCCCCCACAATACTACCGAGAGCGCTGCCGTGCGTAACAAATTAATGtgcgtgagagagagagagagagagagagagaactgGAGGAGGGGGACGGAAGAGAAGAATCGTCTTAAAAATGGCGTCTTGTGAAGAAAAGGGGCCAAAATAGCTTTGGTGTGGTGGGCTTGCGTATTGGAGCTGCTCAGGAACGTGGAGCTGAGCGCGGGAGACAATAGACAGTATGGGGAGGAGGTACTCCTGGCTGCTGtgaccccctcctcctccgcctcctcctccgctccttctcctcctcctccctccattCCTCCCAGTCTACAGGCTCGTCAAGCAGAGAAATAAACAGAAGCGAGCGCAAAGAGAAGGAAGAGAGGACATTCCTCCCCTCCcctgtctctctctccccccctaCCCACCCCACTCGTACTATCTGCTGCCCATCTTCATCCAGGcagcatcctttttttttttaatttttcatggAGAGGAATTATCCTGCAGCCGGCTTCGGAGATCTCGGCTCTGGGACGGGATGGAGTTACGACAGATCGGCCAAAGCAAGGTAAGCGAGGTGATGTGGGgggcgtgggggggggggggggaccccTGCATTCAGCCAGGCGGGCTCAATGCACGGTGCTCGCCACTCAGGTACAGTCAGGCGTATTGTCATCAAACTGGGGTAGGGGGTGGGGGCGTCTCTAAAATGCGATGGAAGGTTAATAGTGACAGTACGGGGAATCGGGTTGAGGGGCGGGCGGGGGtgtaaaaaaagggggggcttcatttatttcaatggagACATGTGGAAGAATGACAGATGACATCTGGCTCCATACGCGGGGGCTGCATTGTTATCCATCACCTCTGCAGCTTTGTCTGCCTTAAGACAACACACGCGTGACAGGACAGGAGAGGAGACACTTGAAGCtccggggtggggggggggcacgctTCACGCTTCACTGCTGCTCTCGTCTGGACAACTATTTGCACATATTCAACAGACAAGTGCAAACGGCTCAGGAATACATTTCCTCAGCAAAATTGACGGAGAGAGAGCATTGTTTTCAAATGCCAAAACACCTCCTCCAGTGTTGTACTGCTAAATCGGACGTTTCCCCGATTAGTAAACAATGCTTTGCAATCATGTCACGTGACTGACGAACGTGCCCTCGTTCTGTCGCCGGATTAAGCGTCAGCTAATTAGATGCAATGCCTTCCTTCCGCAAGTTGCGTTTCGTCGCCCGGCAAGTTGTCGTCGGTGGCTTACTTGGCTGATTGTGCACACATGTTCGTGAGCGTGTGCCAATGCAGCACGCTGACAGCCTCCACGCATTCTTCCAGTGCTTGCTCCGATCCGAGACCGGAGCCCCGGTTAGCGATCGGGCTAAAGATCTAGCAAACAGTCGTTTTACGTTGACACCATTCAGCACTGAACTACAGTTGCACCCAGCCCAACTTACTTCTCCCGCCAATAAATGATTCATTGAGTCGATTTTCTTTCCACGCCAATGCAGCCAGTGTGCTGGAATGaagcacgcgcgcgcgcgcacgcgcggccTGGAAGCCTCACTGAATTCAGTCTAGCTGCTGTTAGCTTCGCTGCTTCACGTTAGCGGTCGCCTTGACAACCTCCAACCATGACCAACCATCGCTCCTCCGTCACATTCTTTGGCGAGCTGTCTGTGGAAAAATGCTGCGTGCATGAGCATTCCATATTTATGCATGTCTGTGATGCAGGATACACTGGCAATGTGAGAGCTAAAAGCAATAAATGGGTTACAGAATTAAATGGAACTTCCCTGCcattgttgcaaaaaaaaaaaaagatcatattTTGGTTAAGAGATATCAGCACACCAAATTAATAACAAGGAACGTAATACAGTAAAACAAATATGGTACATTATGAGAAATGcatagctatttttttttatcattttttaaaaataatttctgcaATTGCCACGATCGATGActcatcaagtgtgaaattataACTATGTACAGTAATGTATTTTCATCTACCCATGCCAGTGATTCATACTGGTAGAATAATGAAATACTCCAGCACAGTACATGATAAAACTAAACTActtttttgtgatgtttttgtaATGTCAAATGCTCCCTGACTCAATATTTGGGGAAACATCGGTGAAGTTATTATAGATTTAGCATTAGTAGGATGATTACCTGGCCAACCGCCCAAATGAGGACAagtagttaaaaaaatgaattaataaaacaatgtgTCAACATTGCACAGGTATGGTTGAgttgaattattattacatgACTTTTCCCCTCCCATGTATTTTCTAAAAGAACTTGATCACGTTTTCAGCTTCATGTACGGGAGTGCCGGCTCATCACACCCCGACTCCGAGCTGCTCCACCGGCAAGCCTATGGTACCCCACACCCCCTCCAGAGTTATGCAACCAATCACCACCCGGGAGGCTCCAGACAGGGTGGGGCCTGGGGTGGACGCACATTGGGTAAGGAAAAAGATagcatgaatttaaaaaaagttttgacaataaagatcGAGCCAACTGATCAATCCACTTTTGGAAAGACAGTGGCATGTGGTGATTACAGTTttgaatcccccccccccccctctttgattcacattttgttaaataatGTATATTAATATCTGacttaaaatatgaaatgtttgatgaaattcaaattgaaaacatgACATGTGCGCTTTGTTGCCAGGCCTTTCAGGTCTGTTTGACGCCAGTCTCCACCACTCGGGCCCCTCGGGTCCCGATCCATCCGTCATGAATCTGATTTCAGCTTTAGATTCCCGTGGTCCACAGCCCCCACCCTCTGCTTCTTCCCTTCTCACGCAATTTCGCACTCCCTCTTGGCAGACTGGTAAGTGTCAGCATGTTAGGGGAATCCTAGTTTAATGGAAACACAAGTGAAATCCTGCAGGATTGTAAATAACCATTTCAAAAGATGAATCGTCAGTCGTTAAAATGACCCCATTTGAACTTTCCTCAATGTAGTGAATCTCCAAGTGTGACTCGTAATAACTGACCGTATCCATTGAATGTCCATTTGTGTCCTTTAGCCATGCACACACCGGCCCCAACAGAGCTCTTTATTTCAGGAGCTCTTCCGGGTTCCGGCTCCTTCCCCTCCTCATCAGCCCTTTCCGCATACCAGCATCCTGGCTCTTTTTCTGGACGCTCCTTCACTCCTTCATTATCCCTCCAGGACACCCCCACCTTTAGTCCAAGTTCCAATGGTTTGTTGTCCCCTCACGATCCCCTGCTGCACATTAAAACCTCCTCCCAGTCCAGCTTGGGATTTGATCGCCTGCTGTCTTCCCAGAGTAGCGCCTACCGGAGCTCGCAGGAGCTAGCGCCAATGGCGCAAAACCATGCCCCGCCCAACTCCTCCAGTTGCCACCTGCCCCCTCCCCAGTTTAACCTTCTGTCGTCCCAACTTCACAACCAGTCCTCTCAGCTCTATAATGCCTCCATGTTTTCATCTACTCCAGCCCTGATACCCTCAGCCCCTCCACAGCCACTTCCTCCACACGAGAGTGCAATTCCCCGTCAAGATACCGTTATAAAACATTACCAACGTTCCTCCCCAGCTCATTCCACTCCACTCCCACTCCAGCGATATCTCAGTTGCGGCGGCTCAATGGGCTTTCAGCAAATGCCCAGCCAACACCGTCATGCCGGTATGTCCTGTAGTTCCTTAGAGGAGCACAGTCCACCATCAGATCCCAAACCCTCATTACAGTCCGAGTCACAACCGTATCAACCCAATATTCAAACACCCTAcacctcttcttcctccagcttggcctcctcctccttatCTGGGTCGAAAGAAAACAAGAGCTCC
It encodes the following:
- the prrg2 gene encoding transmembrane gamma-carboxyglutamic acid protein 2, producing the protein MAAVMMWIPVLVFLQLASCSLTYRHPSGSSPLVDQQSANAFLSRSLLYNSWDFELVVPDNLERECREEICTYEEAREVFEDDFQTEVFWNEYTESYAPSVDVSGLVAGILALLVCAVIATVLGFYFYKAKNKGGRRPVQMVQDGRPAPEMVPLATAPGLPSYSEALNRSGIHDAPPPPYSGGAPSEFANPGDNE